The Helianthus annuus cultivar XRQ/B chromosome 16, HanXRQr2.0-SUNRISE, whole genome shotgun sequence genome includes a window with the following:
- the LOC110916783 gene encoding rac-like GTP-binding protein 3 produces MASSSASRFIKCVTVGDGAVGKTCMLICYTSNKFPTDYVPTVFDNFSANVVVEGTTVNLGLWDTAGQEDYNRLRPLSYRGADVFVLAFSLVSRASYENILKRWIPELQHFAPGVPIVLAGTKLDLREDKRYLANHPGLVPVTTAQGEELCKQAGAAYYIECSSKTQQNVKAVFDAAVRVVIKPQQASKEKKRKKQNKGCFVNMFCTRRLTCLG; encoded by the exons ATGGCTTCTTCAAGTGCCTCTAGGTTCATCAAGTGTGTGACTGTTGGTGATGGTGCTGTTGGCAAGACTTGCATGCTTATTTGCTACACCAGTAACAAATTTCCCACT GACTATGTACCAACTGTATTCGACAATTTCAGTGCCAATGTCGTTGTTGAAGGCACCACTGTCAATTTAGGCCTCTGGGACACTGCTG GACAAGAAGATTACAACAGGTTAAGACCCTTGAGTTATCGGGGAGCTGATGTCTTCGTTCTAGCGTTTTCATTGGTTAGTCGAGCTAGCTACGAAAACATACTTAAACGG TGGATCCCCGAGCTTCAGCATTTCGCTCCTGGAGTCCCCATTGTTCTGGCTGGAACCAAACTCG ATCTTCGTGAGGATAAACGTTACTTAGCTAATCATCCAGGACTAGTGCCCGTGACCACTGCACAG GGAGAGGAGCTATGCAAACAGGCGGGCGCTGCATATTACATTGAATGCAGCTCTAAAACTCAACAG AATGTAAAAGCAGTTTTTGACGCTGCAGTTAGGGTTGTTATCAAGCCGCAACAAGCAtcaaaggaaaagaaaaggaaaaagcAAAACAAAGGATGCTTTGT GAACATGTTTTGCACAAGGAGACTCACTTGCCTGGGATAG